One region of Bacteroidia bacterium genomic DNA includes:
- a CDS encoding CTP synthase codes for MPNSTKYIFVTGGVSSSLGKGIISASLAKLLQARGYRVTIQKFDPYINVDPGTMNPYEHGECYVTNDGAETDLDLGHYERFLNVPTSQANNVTTGRIYQTVINKEREGAYLGKTVQVIPHITDEIKRRMKLLGETGEYDFVLTELGGTVGDIESLPYIESVRQLKWELGSNCLVIHLTLVPYLSAAGELKTKPTQHSVKMLLEYGVQPDILVCRTEKSLSSDLRRKIALFCNVNTNAVIESIDADSIYDVPILMMKEQLDKVVLSKFKMALKQEPDLTTWKTFLGKLKHPVNEVDIAVVGKYIELKDAYKSIAESFIHAGVANETKVNVTWVHSESLTRENVAEKLGKYRGILVAPGFGDRGIEGKIEAVRYARENKVPFFGICLGMQCAVIEYGRNVLGLKDAHSREMDKTTKNPVIDLMEGQKKVTAKGGTMRLGEYSCNLKKGSKAFSVYGKAGIKERHRHRYEFNNKYLEKYEEAGMIASGLNPDGNLVEIVEIKDHPWFIGVQFHPELKSTVENPHPLFVKFIKAALA; via the coding sequence ATGCCCAACTCAACCAAATACATCTTCGTTACCGGGGGTGTAAGCTCCTCCCTTGGAAAAGGTATTATTTCCGCTTCTTTAGCGAAATTACTTCAAGCCCGCGGCTACCGCGTTACCATTCAAAAATTTGACCCTTACATCAATGTGGATCCAGGAACCATGAATCCATATGAACATGGGGAATGCTACGTAACCAACGATGGCGCGGAAACCGATTTGGATTTAGGTCATTATGAACGATTTTTGAATGTTCCAACCTCCCAAGCCAACAATGTTACCACTGGAAGAATTTACCAAACTGTTATTAATAAAGAGAGGGAAGGTGCTTATTTGGGTAAAACCGTTCAGGTAATTCCGCATATTACCGACGAGATTAAGCGCAGAATGAAGCTGTTGGGCGAAACCGGTGAATATGATTTTGTGTTGACCGAGTTGGGTGGTACCGTTGGTGATATTGAAAGTTTACCATATATTGAAAGTGTAAGACAGCTTAAGTGGGAATTAGGCAGCAATTGTTTGGTTATTCACCTTACCCTGGTGCCTTACCTGAGCGCTGCCGGTGAGCTTAAAACCAAACCAACCCAACACTCTGTAAAAATGCTGTTGGAATATGGTGTTCAACCTGATATTTTAGTTTGTCGTACAGAGAAATCTTTATCGTCAGATTTGCGCCGTAAAATTGCCTTATTCTGCAATGTGAACACCAATGCTGTTATTGAATCTATTGATGCTGATAGTATTTACGATGTTCCAATTTTAATGATGAAGGAACAATTGGATAAAGTAGTTCTTTCTAAATTTAAAATGGCTTTGAAGCAGGAGCCGGATTTAACAACCTGGAAGACTTTTTTAGGAAAATTAAAGCACCCGGTAAATGAGGTAGACATTGCAGTAGTTGGAAAGTATATTGAGTTGAAGGATGCTTATAAATCTATTGCGGAATCCTTTATTCATGCCGGAGTCGCTAATGAAACTAAGGTAAATGTTACCTGGGTTCATTCCGAAAGCCTTACCCGGGAAAATGTGGCAGAGAAATTAGGGAAGTACAGGGGTATTTTGGTAGCTCCGGGATTTGGTGATAGAGGAATCGAAGGTAAAATTGAAGCAGTTAGATATGCCCGAGAGAATAAAGTGCCATTTTTTGGAATTTGTTTGGGTATGCAATGCGCTGTAATTGAGTATGGTAGAAATGTTTTAGGCTTGAAGGACGCCCATAGTCGTGAAATGGATAAAACGACTAAAAATCCGGTTATTGATTTAATGGAAGGGCAAAAGAAAGTTACAGCGAAAGGCGGTACCATGAGGCTTGGTGAGTATTCCTGCAATTTGAAAAAGGGTTCCAAAGCTTTTTCAGTGTACGGAAAGGCCGGTATTAAAGAAAGACATAGACATCGCTACGAGTTTAACAATAAATACCTTGAAAAGTATGAAGAGGCCGGAATGATTGCCAGCGGATTAAACCCGGACGGAAACTTGGTGGAGATTGTTGAAATTAAGGATCATCCTTGGTTTATTGGTGTGCAATTCCATCCGGAGTTGAAGAGCACAGTGGAGAATCCACACCCGTTGTTTGTCAAATTTATTAAAGCAGCTCTAGCCTAG
- a CDS encoding lipoprotein signal peptidase: MNLKKYVLLALVVIFIDQAFKLWIKSHMFLGQEINVFGNWFILHFTENNGMAFGMEFGGQWGKLFLSLFRIVAVGGIFYLLNYFYKNNEPKGVLIGFSLVLAGAVGNILDSAFYGKLFSDSYGQVATFLPEGGGYADWMYGQVVDMLWFPLFHFTLPQWFPVWGGQEFEFFEPVFNIADAAITVGMGIFIVSELLKKNPEETTTVS, translated from the coding sequence ATCAACTTGAAAAAATATGTCCTTTTAGCCCTGGTGGTAATTTTTATTGACCAAGCATTTAAGCTTTGGATCAAATCTCACATGTTCCTGGGACAAGAAATTAATGTGTTTGGGAATTGGTTTATACTTCATTTTACCGAAAATAATGGAATGGCCTTTGGGATGGAGTTTGGCGGACAGTGGGGTAAATTGTTTCTCTCCCTGTTTCGGATTGTTGCTGTAGGAGGAATCTTTTACCTCCTAAATTATTTTTACAAAAACAATGAACCAAAAGGAGTACTCATAGGCTTTAGCCTGGTGCTGGCCGGGGCAGTTGGCAATATTCTCGACAGCGCCTTTTATGGAAAATTGTTCTCCGATAGTTATGGTCAGGTTGCTACTTTCCTTCCCGAAGGAGGAGGTTATGCCGATTGGATGTACGGACAAGTAGTTGATATGCTGTGGTTTCCACTATTCCATTTTACCCTACCCCAGTGGTTTCCAGTTTGGGGCGGACAGGAATTTGAATTCTTTGAACCGGTATTTAATATTGCCGATGCCGCCATCACAGTTGGTATGGGAATCTTCATTGTTTCCGAACTTCTGAAGAAAAATCCGGAGGAAACAACCACCGTTAGCTAG
- a CDS encoding c-type cytochrome, translating into MKTTLKSILIYAIPILTIVSCSSPDPKQEQAEREQRESRRYDLALKDKLELFEALPSLADNPENPSSEAKIKLGQSLYFDTKLSEKNTISCNSCHNLSKGGADENPFSAGDKGQLGGRNSPSVFNAALHKFQFWDGRAKDVEEQAGMPILNPAEMAIPSEKALCDRLSKEESYKALFAAAFPGEANPITYTNIRKAIAAFERQLLTPSKVDKYLKGDSTALSVQEKQGMLAFSTVGCTSCHNGALLGGNSFQKFGVHKPYWEETKSEKQDAGRYEITKQESDKYFFKVPSLRNVAQTAPYFHDGSVKDLDKAVEVMAKVQLNYNLSDSEKANIVAFLKALDGSIPVAFQSAPKN; encoded by the coding sequence ATGAAAACAACACTCAAATCAATTCTAATTTACGCAATCCCAATTCTAACCATTGTTTCCTGTTCATCTCCGGATCCAAAACAAGAACAGGCAGAGCGAGAACAAAGAGAAAGCAGAAGGTACGACTTGGCATTAAAAGACAAGCTTGAATTGTTTGAAGCACTTCCTTCCCTGGCCGATAACCCGGAAAACCCAAGTTCAGAAGCTAAAATTAAATTGGGTCAATCTTTGTACTTCGATACCAAACTCAGCGAGAAGAACACCATAAGCTGTAATTCATGCCATAACCTGTCTAAAGGTGGTGCTGATGAAAATCCATTTTCCGCAGGCGATAAAGGTCAATTGGGCGGAAGAAACTCACCTTCTGTTTTCAATGCAGCCTTGCACAAATTTCAATTTTGGGATGGAAGAGCAAAAGATGTAGAAGAACAAGCCGGAATGCCCATTCTTAACCCAGCAGAAATGGCTATTCCAAGCGAAAAAGCACTGTGCGACCGTCTTTCAAAGGAAGAATCGTATAAAGCACTTTTCGCAGCCGCTTTTCCGGGTGAAGCAAATCCTATCACTTACACCAACATTCGGAAAGCAATTGCAGCTTTCGAACGCCAATTACTAACTCCATCCAAGGTTGACAAATACTTAAAAGGTGATAGCACCGCTTTAAGCGTTCAGGAAAAACAAGGAATGTTGGCTTTTTCAACCGTTGGTTGCACCAGTTGCCACAATGGCGCCCTTCTTGGCGGTAATTCCTTCCAAAAATTTGGAGTCCATAAGCCTTATTGGGAAGAAACCAAGTCAGAAAAACAAGATGCCGGGCGATATGAAATTACTAAACAAGAAAGCGATAAGTACTTTTTCAAGGTTCCTTCACTCCGAAATGTTGCCCAAACCGCTCCATATTTCCACGATGGTAGTGTAAAAGATCTGGACAAAGCAGTGGAAGTAATGGCCAAAGTTCAGTTGAATTATAACCTTTCAGATAGCGAAAAGGCTAATATCGTAGCCTTCTTAAAAGCTTTGGATGGAAGTATTCCTGTGGCTTTTCAAAGTGCACCTAAGAACTAG